In the genome of Hymenobacter cellulosivorans, one region contains:
- a CDS encoding quinone oxidoreductase family protein, protein MKAVQFSEHGAAEVLQLVDLPTPQPGAGQVLIKVAASGVNYADIWQRQGLSPKPLPLPYVAGYEVAGTIEALAEGVTNVQVGQRVMAMLPSGGYAEYAVASAAQVIPLPAELGYAEATALLAQGPTAVGLLNTGLYASVLVLAAAGGVGSMLVQVAKNRGQQVIAAVGSEAKKAWVQALGAEAVVSYAEADWVQQVRAVTAGQGVAAVFDAVGGQVGTEALQVLGAGGTAVIYGAASGEPTKLDAQQLIGQMQVVRGYTVFGELGRLGEYTQELLDYFRAGQLQLPVQTYPVTKAPAAHRDLEARRTQGKVVLLFE, encoded by the coding sequence CTGCAGCTGGTCGACTTGCCCACGCCCCAGCCGGGCGCGGGCCAGGTGCTGATTAAAGTCGCTGCCAGCGGGGTAAACTACGCCGACATCTGGCAGCGCCAAGGCCTCAGCCCCAAGCCCCTGCCGCTGCCCTACGTGGCCGGTTACGAGGTGGCGGGCACGATTGAAGCCTTGGCAGAAGGAGTAACCAACGTGCAAGTAGGCCAGCGGGTCATGGCGATGCTGCCTAGCGGGGGCTACGCCGAGTATGCCGTAGCTTCCGCCGCCCAGGTTATTCCTTTGCCCGCAGAGCTGGGTTATGCCGAGGCCACAGCCCTGCTGGCCCAGGGGCCCACGGCTGTAGGGCTGCTCAATACCGGTTTGTATGCCTCGGTGCTGGTGCTGGCCGCCGCCGGAGGCGTGGGCTCTATGCTGGTGCAGGTAGCCAAAAACCGGGGCCAGCAAGTAATTGCCGCCGTAGGCAGCGAAGCAAAGAAGGCTTGGGTACAGGCCCTCGGGGCCGAGGCCGTGGTGAGCTACGCCGAGGCCGACTGGGTGCAGCAGGTGCGTGCTGTTACGGCTGGGCAAGGGGTAGCGGCTGTATTCGATGCCGTTGGCGGGCAGGTGGGCACAGAGGCCCTGCAAGTCTTGGGTGCCGGAGGAACTGCCGTTATCTACGGAGCGGCCTCGGGCGAGCCAACTAAACTCGATGCGCAACAGCTCATCGGGCAAATGCAGGTGGTGCGGGGCTATACAGTGTTTGGCGAGTTGGGCAGGTTAGGGGAGTATACCCAAGAGCTGCTAGACTACTTCCGGGCCGGTCAGTTGCAGCTACCCGTGCAAACCTACCCGGTGACCAAGGCGCCGGCCGCGCACCGCGACCTGGAAGCCCGCCGGACCCAAGGCAAAGTGGTACTGCTGTTTGAGTAG